The following are from one region of the Candidatus Limnocylindrales bacterium genome:
- a CDS encoding dihydroorotase translates to MITARRPPAAGVRPALLGKTLIRGGRVVDPATGRDGKLDLLIEDGRISAIGAPGSLDPAQLMMPGVAPALPIIDATGLIVAPGFLDMHVHLREPGFEYKETIETGTRAAVAGGVTSVACMANTDPVNDNAAVTKYIQERGLIAGYANVYPIGAVSLGLKGERMAEFGEMVEAGIVAVSDDGMPIDDSALMRRALEYARMFDLPVIAHEEDSGLCCGAVMNEGAVSVRLGLRGMPSAGESVMVARDIELVRATGGKLHIAHISCAEAVEMVRRAKADGLPVTAEAAPHHFILDESAVLGYNTNAKMKPPLRGRRDVEAVREGLADGTIDAIATDHAPHHRDEKVCEFDKAAFGIVGLETMMPLALALVRDGYLTLSRAIEAMSAAPARILSVDRGTLAVGAAADVTIFDPNREWRLSADQMMTKSRNTPFDGWTMTGKVVRTIVGGATVWQETAHAPLRKGA, encoded by the coding sequence ATGATCACCGCGCGACGACCGCCCGCGGCCGGTGTGCGGCCCGCGCTTCTCGGTAAGACGCTCATCCGCGGCGGCCGCGTCGTCGATCCTGCCACCGGCCGCGACGGCAAGCTCGACCTTCTCATCGAGGACGGCCGCATCTCCGCCATCGGCGCGCCGGGTTCTCTCGATCCCGCGCAGCTCATGATGCCGGGCGTGGCGCCGGCGCTGCCGATCATCGATGCCACCGGCCTCATCGTCGCCCCCGGTTTCCTGGACATGCACGTGCACCTTCGCGAGCCCGGCTTCGAGTACAAGGAGACGATCGAAACGGGCACGCGCGCGGCGGTGGCCGGAGGCGTCACTTCGGTGGCGTGCATGGCCAACACCGATCCGGTCAACGACAACGCGGCCGTCACGAAGTACATCCAGGAACGCGGGTTGATTGCCGGCTACGCCAACGTCTATCCCATCGGCGCCGTCTCGCTGGGGCTCAAGGGCGAGCGCATGGCCGAGTTCGGCGAGATGGTGGAGGCGGGCATCGTCGCCGTCTCCGACGACGGCATGCCGATCGACGACTCCGCGCTCATGCGGCGCGCCCTCGAGTACGCGCGCATGTTCGACCTTCCCGTCATCGCGCACGAGGAGGACTCGGGCCTGTGCTGCGGCGCCGTCATGAACGAGGGCGCCGTCTCGGTGCGGCTGGGGCTGCGCGGGATGCCCTCCGCGGGCGAGTCGGTGATGGTGGCGCGCGACATCGAGCTGGTGCGGGCCACCGGCGGCAAGCTGCACATCGCGCACATTTCGTGCGCCGAGGCCGTCGAGATGGTCCGCCGCGCCAAGGCCGACGGACTGCCGGTGACGGCGGAAGCGGCGCCCCACCATTTCATCCTGGATGAGTCGGCGGTGCTCGGCTACAACACCAACGCCAAGATGAAGCCGCCGCTGCGCGGCCGCCGCGACGTCGAGGCCGTGCGCGAAGGCCTGGCCGACGGCACCATCGACGCCATCGCCACCGATCACGCACCCCATCATCGCGACGAGAAGGTCTGCGAGTTCGACAAGGCCGCCTTCGGCATCGTCGGCCTGGAGACGATGATGCCGCTGGCGCTGGCGCTGGTGCGCGACGGCTACCTCACGCTTTCGCGTGCGATCGAGGCGATGAGCGCGGCGCCGGCTCGCATCCTTTCGGTCGATCGAGGAACGCTGGCGGTGGGGGCGGCGGCGGACGTCACGATCTTCGATCCAAATCGGGAGTGGCGGCTGTCGGCGGACCAGATGATGACCAAGAGCCGCAACACGCCCTTCGACGGCTGGACGATGACGGGCAAGGTCGTGCGCACCATCGTCGGCGGCGCGACGGTCTGGCAGGAAACGGCGCACGCGCCGCTGCGGAAGGGCGCGTGA
- the pyrR gene encoding bifunctional pyr operon transcriptional regulator/uracil phosphoribosyltransferase PyrR — MPVEVLDSLRLRRALTRIAHEIVERNGGSQGLALVGIHTCGVPLARRIASEIGRIEGETPPPVGAIDITLYRDDAGRLGATARMEPTNIPFDIQERKVVLVDDVLYTGRTIRSALDALVDFGRPAAVQLAVLVDRGHRELPIRADYVGKNVPTSRTQKVRVDLTELGGSDAVYLEEVSDGSK, encoded by the coding sequence GTGCCCGTTGAAGTCCTCGACAGCCTGCGCCTTCGCCGCGCCCTGACGCGCATCGCCCACGAGATCGTCGAGCGCAACGGCGGCTCGCAGGGCCTGGCGCTCGTCGGCATCCATACGTGCGGCGTTCCGCTGGCACGGCGCATCGCCAGCGAGATCGGACGCATCGAGGGCGAGACGCCTCCGCCGGTCGGCGCCATCGACATCACGCTCTATCGCGACGATGCGGGGCGCCTCGGTGCGACGGCGCGGATGGAGCCGACCAACATTCCTTTCGACATCCAGGAGCGCAAGGTCGTGCTGGTCGACGACGTCCTCTACACCGGCCGCACCATCCGCTCGGCTCTGGATGCGCTCGTCGATTTCGGCCGCCCGGCGGCGGTGCAGCTGGCGGTGCTGGTCGACCGCGGTCATCGCGAGCTGCCGATCCGCGCCGACTATGTCGGCAAGAACGTGCCGACCTCGCGCACGCAGAAGGTGCGCGTCGATCTGACCGAGCTCGGCGGCAGCGACGCCGTCTATCTCGAGGAGGTGAGCGATGGCTCCAAGTAG
- a CDS encoding aspartate carbamoyltransferase catalytic subunit: MAPSSRHLLGLEGVSASDITLLLDTAESFVEVSSREVKKLPTLRGKTVINLFVENSTRTRTSFEIAAKRMSADSINISTSASSMSKGETLEDTARNLAAMAPDCIIVRHPASGAARFLAKVIDCSIINAGDGSHEHPTQALLDLLTIRQHKRSIEGLTVTIVGDLLHSRVARSNIFALKTLGATVRLAGPPTLLPREFADFGCELYFDVGRAVEGADVIMMLRIQHERLGQHFFPTVNEYSRYFCLTADVVAKAKPDVIILHPGPINRGIEIASEVADGPYSVIMSQVANGVALRMAVLYQLIIPGADGIRGSTVGESTIAPPAPSLPAAAAPAVAAAGQMRVA; the protein is encoded by the coding sequence ATGGCTCCAAGTAGCCGCCATCTGCTGGGGCTCGAAGGCGTGTCCGCTTCCGACATCACGCTCCTCCTCGACACTGCCGAGTCCTTCGTCGAAGTCTCCTCGCGCGAGGTCAAGAAGCTGCCGACGCTGCGCGGCAAGACCGTCATCAACCTCTTCGTCGAGAACAGCACGCGCACCCGCACGTCCTTCGAGATCGCCGCCAAGCGCATGTCGGCCGACTCGATCAACATCTCGACGTCGGCGTCCTCCATGTCCAAGGGCGAGACGCTCGAGGACACGGCGCGCAATCTGGCGGCCATGGCGCCCGACTGCATCATCGTTCGCCATCCCGCCTCGGGCGCCGCGCGCTTCCTGGCCAAGGTGATCGACTGCTCGATCATCAACGCGGGAGACGGCAGCCACGAGCACCCCACGCAGGCGCTGCTGGACCTGCTCACGATCCGCCAGCACAAGCGCTCGATCGAAGGCCTGACCGTCACCATCGTCGGGGACCTGCTGCATTCGCGCGTGGCGCGTTCGAACATCTTCGCGCTGAAGACGCTCGGCGCCACCGTGCGCCTGGCCGGGCCGCCCACGCTGCTCCCGCGCGAGTTCGCCGACTTCGGCTGCGAGCTCTACTTCGATGTGGGCCGCGCGGTCGAAGGGGCCGACGTCATCATGATGCTGCGCATCCAGCACGAGCGGCTGGGCCAGCACTTCTTCCCGACGGTCAACGAGTACTCTCGCTACTTCTGTCTGACCGCCGACGTGGTGGCCAAGGCCAAGCCGGACGTGATCATCCTGCACCCCGGCCCCATCAATCGCGGCATCGAGATCGCCAGCGAGGTGGCCGACGGGCCCTATTCAGTGATCATGAGCCAGGTCGCCAACGGCGTGGCGCTGCGCATGGCGGTGCTCTACCAGCTGATCATTCCGGGCGCCGACGGCATTCGCGGGAGCACCGTGGGCGAGTCGACGATCGCGCCGCCGGCTCCCTCGCTGCCGGCGGCGGCGGCGCCTGCCGTGGCGGCGGCGGGGCAGATGCGGGTCGCGTAG
- a CDS encoding putative quinol monooxygenase: MIIVIVEVDVEAGAADKVREAISTMENATRAEEGCHLYAFSVDISDPGKIRVIERWRSLDDIKAHMASPHMAEFNKAMGAIRPKGLSIQAYEVEREVSLA; encoded by the coding sequence ATGATCATCGTCATCGTCGAAGTGGACGTGGAAGCCGGGGCCGCCGACAAGGTGCGGGAGGCGATCTCGACCATGGAGAATGCCACACGCGCCGAGGAAGGCTGTCACCTCTACGCGTTCTCCGTCGACATCAGCGATCCCGGCAAGATCCGCGTCATCGAGCGCTGGCGCTCGCTCGACGACATCAAGGCGCACATGGCTTCGCCGCACATGGCCGAGTTCAACAAGGCGATGGGGGCGATCCGGCCCAAGGGGCTCAGCATTCAGGCGTATGAGGTCGAGCGGGAAGTGTCGCTCGCGTAA
- a CDS encoding LamG-like jellyroll fold domain-containing protein, with the protein MSRAFLKSRRPSFSCAMVAALAACLAASHALADLRGDYRFENDLTSSAGTLPALTPIGPGQATFHSEIVEGTEVTVYEFPTDNGLQIAPLTAMAKNTYSIFMLFRLDHVSGSSRLIDFKGGTSDCGLYVVDGAPVIRCGESGTQSMCANTWVQVVVTRARNDNFRVYVNGREVLAYVDAADDTTLTADELRFFRDNECTAPCGEESGGAVARILIYDNVLRPNFIEALVVQDCGDLNSSGTITASDALGALKAAVGSGCCQIEFCDVTDPPGVAASDALAILKAAVDEGVELSCN; encoded by the coding sequence GTGTCGCGAGCTTTCCTGAAGAGCCGTCGCCCGAGCTTCTCGTGCGCGATGGTGGCCGCGCTGGCCGCCTGCCTGGCGGCATCGCACGCGCTGGCCGATCTGCGCGGCGATTACCGGTTCGAGAACGACCTGACGAGCTCCGCCGGTACGCTGCCGGCGCTGACGCCGATCGGCCCGGGCCAGGCGACGTTCCACAGCGAGATCGTCGAAGGCACCGAGGTGACCGTCTACGAGTTTCCCACCGATAACGGGCTGCAGATCGCTCCGCTGACGGCGATGGCGAAGAACACCTACTCCATCTTCATGCTCTTCCGGCTCGACCACGTCAGCGGCTCGAGCCGCCTGATCGACTTCAAGGGCGGGACCAGCGACTGCGGCCTCTACGTGGTCGACGGCGCGCCGGTGATCCGGTGCGGCGAGAGCGGCACGCAGTCGATGTGCGCGAACACATGGGTCCAGGTGGTGGTGACACGTGCCCGCAACGACAACTTCCGCGTCTACGTCAACGGCCGGGAGGTCCTCGCCTACGTCGACGCCGCCGACGACACCACGCTGACGGCCGACGAGCTGCGCTTCTTCCGCGACAACGAATGCACCGCGCCCTGCGGCGAGGAATCGGGCGGCGCCGTGGCCAGGATCCTCATCTACGACAACGTGCTGCGACCGAACTTCATCGAGGCGCTGGTGGTCCAGGACTGCGGCGACCTCAACAGCAGCGGCACGATCACCGCCAGCGACGCGCTCGGCGCGCTGAAGGCCGCCGTTGGATCTGGCTGCTGCCAGATCGAGTTCTGCGACGTCACCGATCCGCCAGGCGTCGCGGCCAGCGACGCCCTGGCGATTCTCAAGGCTGCGGTCGACGAGGGCGTCGAGCTTTCCTGCAACTGA
- the thrC gene encoding threonine synthase — protein MAARRGYTVNIMAYNAWFRCINGCPGQFDLREVIYRCPTCGDLLEVEHDMSALRSRSAAAWMDLFKDRSHGNTYPYGSGVWGKKEWVVPFIDNENIVSMYEGNSNLLWADRYGKQLHVEDLWIKQCGNSHTGSFKDLGMTVLVSVVKEMIATGVPIDAVACASTGDTSAALGAYCAAAGIPAVVLLPKNKVSVAQLVQPLANGALVLSLDTDFDGCMAVVQEITKEQRIYLANSMNSLRIEGQKTVAIEIVQQFDWEVPDWIIIPGGNLGNVHALGQGFLMMQELGLINKLPRICLAQAERANPLYRSFLKDFQSFEPVAAQPTLATAIQIGNPVSVKRAIRTLQKFNGVVEQASEQELADEAARADRTGMFNCPHTGVALAALRKLVERKIIRSSERVVVLSTANGLKFADQKTAYHMGALAEIKSTHGNKPVEVPADPEHVARAIARHVEKSRLLVS, from the coding sequence GTGGCTGCGCGTCGCGGGTATACGGTCAACATCATGGCGTACAACGCGTGGTTCCGATGCATCAATGGCTGTCCGGGCCAGTTCGACCTCCGCGAGGTCATCTACCGCTGTCCCACCTGCGGTGACCTGCTCGAGGTCGAGCACGACATGAGCGCGCTGCGGTCGCGCTCGGCTGCCGCCTGGATGGACCTGTTCAAGGACCGTTCCCACGGCAACACCTATCCGTACGGCTCCGGCGTCTGGGGCAAGAAGGAATGGGTCGTGCCGTTCATCGACAACGAGAACATCGTCTCGATGTACGAGGGCAACTCCAATCTGCTGTGGGCCGACCGCTACGGTAAGCAGCTCCACGTCGAGGACCTGTGGATCAAGCAGTGCGGGAACTCGCATACGGGGTCCTTCAAGGACCTGGGCATGACGGTGCTGGTCTCGGTGGTGAAGGAGATGATCGCCACCGGCGTTCCGATCGATGCCGTTGCGTGTGCATCCACGGGGGATACCTCCGCCGCGCTCGGCGCCTACTGCGCGGCTGCCGGCATTCCGGCGGTGGTGCTGCTGCCGAAGAACAAGGTGTCGGTGGCGCAGCTCGTCCAGCCGCTCGCCAACGGAGCGCTCGTGCTCTCGCTCGACACCGACTTCGACGGCTGCATGGCGGTGGTGCAGGAGATCACCAAGGAGCAGCGCATCTACCTGGCCAACTCGATGAACAGCCTGCGCATCGAGGGGCAGAAGACGGTGGCCATCGAGATCGTGCAGCAGTTCGACTGGGAGGTTCCGGACTGGATCATCATCCCGGGCGGAAATCTCGGTAACGTGCACGCTCTGGGGCAGGGCTTCCTGATGATGCAGGAGCTCGGGCTCATCAATAAGCTGCCCCGCATCTGCCTGGCGCAGGCCGAGCGCGCCAACCCGCTCTACCGCTCGTTCCTGAAGGACTTCCAGTCCTTCGAGCCCGTCGCCGCGCAGCCGACGCTGGCCACCGCGATCCAGATTGGAAATCCGGTCAGCGTCAAGCGCGCGATCCGGACGCTCCAGAAGTTCAACGGCGTGGTCGAGCAGGCCAGCGAGCAGGAGCTGGCCGACGAAGCGGCGCGCGCCGATCGCACCGGCATGTTCAACTGCCCGCACACCGGCGTGGCGCTGGCGGCGCTGCGCAAGCTGGTCGAGCGCAAGATCATCCGATCCAGCGAGCGCGTGGTGGTGCTGTCCACCGCCAACGGGCTCAAGTTCGCCGATCAGAAGACGGCGTATCACATGGGCGCGCTGGCCGAGATCAAGAGCACGCACGGCAACAAGCCGGTGGAGGTGCCCGCCGACCCCGAGCACGTTGCGCGGGCCATTGCTCGTCACGTCGAGAAGTCGCGGCTGCTGGTGTCGTAG
- a CDS encoding aminotransferase class I/II-fold pyridoxal phosphate-dependent enzyme, with protein sequence MGPSTLAVHGGEPRDKLAHALTTPIVQTATYTWANSQELKDHFEGNIEHRIDYGRYGNPTQRTAELKMAALEGAGDCLLFSSGMAGITTALFAMLSRGAHVVITDDSYRRTRQFLHATLSRFGIEASTVPAGDYEALEDAIRPTTRVLVSESPTNPYNRILDLERFAAIGRRHRVKTVIDATFATPYNVRPLEYGVDIVMHSATKYLSGHNDLLAGAVLGSRDLVQGFRQLQAMTGATVDPFAAYLLVRGLKTFALRMERQNANAQAIAEFLAKHPRVERVHYAGLPTHPAHDIARKQMRGFGGVVSFEVRGDLDAASRVVDACTIPYIAASLGGVESLIEQPAIMSFYELSTEERLEVGIKDNLIRYSVGIEDAHDLIADLDQALARAFG encoded by the coding sequence GTGGGGCCGAGCACACTGGCCGTGCATGGGGGCGAGCCGCGCGACAAGCTGGCGCACGCGCTGACGACGCCGATCGTGCAAACGGCAACCTATACGTGGGCCAACAGCCAGGAGCTCAAGGACCATTTCGAAGGCAACATCGAGCACCGCATCGACTACGGGCGCTACGGCAATCCCACCCAGCGCACGGCCGAGCTCAAGATGGCGGCTCTGGAGGGGGCAGGGGACTGCCTGCTGTTCTCGAGCGGCATGGCCGGCATCACCACCGCGCTTTTCGCAATGCTCTCGCGCGGCGCGCACGTCGTCATCACCGATGACAGCTACCGGCGCACGCGGCAGTTCCTTCACGCGACGCTGAGCCGCTTCGGCATCGAGGCCTCGACCGTCCCGGCGGGCGATTACGAGGCGCTGGAGGATGCGATCCGCCCGACCACGCGCGTGCTGGTCAGCGAATCGCCGACCAACCCGTACAACCGCATCCTGGATCTGGAACGCTTCGCGGCCATCGGCCGCAGGCACCGGGTCAAGACCGTCATCGACGCGACGTTCGCCACGCCCTACAACGTGCGGCCGCTCGAGTACGGCGTCGACATCGTGATGCATTCCGCCACCAAGTACCTCAGCGGCCACAACGATCTTCTGGCCGGCGCCGTGCTCGGCTCGCGCGATCTGGTGCAGGGCTTTCGCCAGCTCCAGGCCATGACGGGAGCGACCGTCGATCCGTTCGCGGCCTACCTGCTCGTGCGCGGCCTCAAGACATTCGCGCTGCGCATGGAGCGGCAGAATGCCAACGCGCAGGCGATCGCGGAGTTCCTTGCGAAGCATCCTCGCGTGGAGCGCGTGCACTACGCGGGGTTGCCGACGCATCCGGCACACGACATTGCGCGAAAGCAGATGCGCGGCTTCGGCGGCGTGGTTTCCTTCGAGGTGCGCGGCGATCTGGACGCGGCCTCGCGCGTCGTCGACGCGTGCACGATCCCCTACATTGCCGCCTCTCTCGGCGGCGTCGAGAGCCTGATCGAGCAGCCGGCGATCATGAGCTTCTACGAGCTGAGCACCGAGGAACGCCTGGAAGTCGGCATCAAGGACAACCTGATCCGATATTCGGTCGGCATCGAAGACGCCCATGATCTGATCGCGGACCTGGATCAGGCGCTGGCGCGGGCGTTCGGATAG
- the lepB gene encoding signal peptidase I, which translates to MAKKEAVREQAPEQSTRSQIREYVEAFGMAILLALFIRTFIVQAFKIPSGSMEPTLAIGDHLLVNKFLYGIRVPVVGTRLLSFIKPERGDVIVFVYPEDRSKDFIKRIVAVEGDEIEVRNKVIYLNGEKAPDAHGYIAPGSRIYPNGARDNFGPYKVPDGHVFVMGDNRDHSHDSRYWGPVPVTDILGKAFILYWSWDSQSFRPRFSRIGMRIP; encoded by the coding sequence GTGGCCAAGAAAGAAGCGGTCAGGGAGCAGGCTCCGGAGCAGTCGACGCGCTCGCAGATTCGCGAGTACGTCGAAGCCTTCGGCATGGCCATTCTGCTGGCCCTGTTCATCCGCACCTTCATCGTCCAGGCCTTCAAGATTCCGAGCGGCTCGATGGAGCCTACCCTTGCCATCGGCGACCATCTGCTCGTCAACAAGTTCCTCTACGGCATCCGCGTCCCGGTGGTCGGCACTCGCCTGCTGTCGTTCATCAAGCCCGAGCGCGGCGACGTGATCGTGTTCGTCTATCCCGAGGACCGCAGCAAGGACTTCATCAAGCGCATCGTGGCCGTTGAAGGCGATGAGATCGAGGTTCGCAACAAGGTCATCTATCTCAACGGCGAGAAGGCGCCCGACGCTCATGGCTACATCGCGCCGGGCTCGCGCATCTATCCCAACGGCGCGCGGGACAACTTCGGGCCTTACAAGGTTCCCGACGGCCACGTCTTCGTCATGGGCGACAACCGCGACCACAGCCACGACAGCCGCTACTGGGGCCCGGTGCCGGTGACCGACATCCTGGGCAAGGCCTTCATCCTGTACTGGTCGTGGGACTCGCAGAGCTTCCGGCCGCGCTTCTCGCGCATCGGAATGCGAATCCCCTGA
- a CDS encoding SRPBCC family protein has protein sequence MGGARLSQRIGAPAAQVWNLVRWENEAALVESGAFVRVEYDERRAVAGATRALVCADGAAVRERLESVFADEMRYVYRVVEPGPMPLDEYVGEACVEAVDDDSCRLTVSCTFETSGVTDEEWAALYASIQARLFAFLRQKLEARAPAELATDTGRLPAGAGPIETKEGAS, from the coding sequence GTGGGCGGCGCACGCCTCAGCCAACGCATCGGCGCGCCCGCCGCGCAGGTCTGGAACCTGGTGCGCTGGGAGAACGAGGCGGCGCTGGTCGAGAGCGGCGCGTTCGTGCGGGTCGAGTACGACGAGCGACGGGCTGTCGCGGGCGCGACGCGCGCGCTGGTTTGTGCAGACGGAGCGGCCGTGCGGGAGCGGCTCGAGAGCGTGTTCGCCGACGAGATGCGATACGTCTACCGCGTCGTCGAGCCGGGGCCGATGCCGCTCGACGAGTACGTCGGCGAAGCGTGCGTGGAAGCGGTCGACGACGACAGCTGCCGCCTGACCGTCTCGTGTACGTTCGAGACCAGCGGCGTGACCGATGAGGAGTGGGCGGCGCTGTACGCCTCGATCCAGGCACGCCTGTTCGCGTTCCTGCGGCAGAAGCTGGAGGCGCGTGCGCCGGCAGAGCTCGCGACCGATACCGGCAGGCTGCCTGCGGGAGCCGGTCCCATCGAAACCAAGGAGGGAGCATCATGA
- a CDS encoding Rieske (2Fe-2S) protein: protein MSTTASVPAPASSRLRRVAGQPIPAEGDGGLFTQSWFPIALSAEIGTSCLRGYDFLDGRVIVFRDAEGTAHVMTAYCPHLGADLSVGDVYEDTVRCAFHHWRYDCTGRCVSTKVGDPPPAAARLYRFRSVEKYGIVWAFNGDDPWWQLPSFPYPDDELTIRAIELPQTLPVDPWVLCCNTPDMQHIKALHGITFETGDPHDQIEWTDHSLMYDFAGLHRRGEQVSNRIGVFGTSLYYQATELDGRWFGFLAPFGLPRPGTSRVFLVVAARRDSGTAPEVEAFLDRVIALEQSVVGEDVAIMQTIHFRPGTLTAADRTLGRYFQFLRSYPRAHPAAEFIK, encoded by the coding sequence ATGTCGACGACGGCATCGGTTCCGGCCCCCGCGTCTTCGCGGCTGCGCCGCGTGGCTGGCCAGCCCATTCCGGCGGAGGGCGACGGCGGCCTGTTCACGCAGTCCTGGTTCCCCATCGCCCTGTCCGCGGAGATCGGCACGAGCTGCTTGCGCGGCTACGACTTCCTCGACGGCCGCGTCATCGTGTTTCGCGACGCCGAGGGCACCGCGCACGTGATGACGGCGTACTGTCCGCACCTCGGCGCCGACCTGTCCGTCGGCGACGTCTACGAGGACACCGTGCGCTGCGCCTTCCATCACTGGCGCTACGACTGCACGGGCCGTTGCGTCAGCACCAAGGTCGGCGATCCTCCGCCCGCCGCCGCCCGGCTCTACAGGTTCCGCAGCGTCGAGAAGTACGGCATCGTCTGGGCGTTCAACGGCGACGATCCCTGGTGGCAGCTGCCATCGTTTCCCTATCCCGACGACGAGCTGACGATCCGTGCCATCGAGCTGCCGCAGACGCTGCCGGTCGATCCCTGGGTTCTATGCTGCAACACGCCCGACATGCAGCACATCAAGGCGCTGCACGGCATCACGTTCGAGACCGGCGACCCGCACGACCAGATCGAATGGACGGATCACTCGCTCATGTACGACTTCGCCGGCCTTCACCGCCGCGGCGAGCAGGTCAGCAATCGCATCGGCGTGTTCGGCACCAGCCTCTACTATCAGGCGACCGAGCTCGACGGCCGCTGGTTCGGCTTTCTGGCGCCGTTCGGCCTGCCGCGTCCGGGCACTTCGCGCGTCTTCCTGGTGGTGGCCGCTCGGCGTGACTCCGGAACGGCCCCGGAGGTCGAGGCGTTCCTGGACCGCGTCATCGCGCTCGAGCAGAGCGTGGTCGGCGAGGACGTCGCCATCATGCAGACGATCCATTTCCGCCCGGGCACACTGACCGCAGCCGACCGCACGCTCGGGCGTTACTTCCAGTTCCTGCGCTCCTACCCGCGCGCTCATCCCGCCGCCGAGTTCATCAAGTAG